In one window of Candidatus Deferrimicrobiaceae bacterium DNA:
- a CDS encoding glycosyltransferase, whose translation MNILVVGKYYAEGFALHIAETLSRMGHAVRRFEPGYRAHRLGAGLGRRVDQVGEAVHGATDNVPAIRARRMRALWQAVDEGPLDAVIVCGDPLWPGEVRELRRRAGAPVAMWFPDAMVNLRRAFFMTAPYDAAFFKEPYLVRVLDGVVTPPVFYLPECFNPAAYELAETDGEAGNFQCDIATAGTQHSWRVSVFRHLAGYDVRIWGGKPPLWMDPNPVAEMYRGRPVFGREKARVFRGAKIVLNSLHYGEVWGLNARLFEVAGIGAFQMVDWRPGLGQLFEDGRELVSFRGIPDLKRKIDWWLPRDEERRAVAEAGMRRAHAEHTYRHRLKLLLATLAGKERGFPMPSIGEPAA comes from the coding sequence ATGAACATCCTGGTCGTCGGCAAGTATTACGCGGAAGGGTTCGCCCTCCACATCGCGGAGACGCTTTCGCGGATGGGGCACGCCGTGCGCCGCTTCGAGCCGGGCTACCGCGCCCATCGGCTCGGGGCGGGGCTCGGCCGCCGCGTCGACCAGGTTGGCGAAGCGGTCCATGGGGCCACCGACAACGTTCCCGCGATCCGCGCCCGAAGGATGCGCGCGCTGTGGCAGGCGGTCGACGAGGGCCCCCTCGACGCGGTCATCGTTTGCGGCGACCCGCTTTGGCCAGGCGAGGTGCGCGAACTGAGGCGCAGGGCGGGTGCACCGGTTGCGATGTGGTTCCCCGATGCGATGGTGAACCTGCGTCGGGCCTTTTTCATGACGGCGCCGTACGACGCGGCATTTTTCAAGGAGCCCTACCTTGTGCGCGTCCTGGACGGCGTCGTTACCCCGCCCGTGTTTTACCTGCCGGAATGTTTCAACCCCGCGGCTTACGAGCTTGCAGAGACGGATGGGGAGGCGGGGAACTTCCAGTGCGACATCGCCACTGCGGGCACCCAGCATTCCTGGCGCGTTTCGGTCTTTCGTCACCTGGCCGGGTACGATGTCCGGATCTGGGGAGGGAAGCCACCGCTCTGGATGGACCCGAACCCGGTGGCGGAGATGTACCGGGGGCGTCCCGTGTTCGGCCGGGAGAAGGCCCGGGTTTTCCGGGGGGCGAAGATCGTGCTCAACTCCCTTCACTATGGAGAGGTGTGGGGGTTAAACGCGCGCCTGTTTGAGGTGGCCGGAATCGGCGCCTTCCAGATGGTCGACTGGCGGCCGGGCCTCGGGCAGCTCTTCGAGGATGGCCGGGAGTTGGTGTCGTTCCGCGGCATTCCCGACCTCAAGCGGAAGATCGACTGGTGGCTTCCCCGGGACGAGGAGCGCCGCGCGGTCGCCGAGGCGGGCATGCGGCGTGCCCACGCCGAGCACACCTACCGGCATCGCCTCAAGCTGCTGCTCGCGACGCTCGCGGGGAAGGAGCGGGGGTTCCCCATGCCGTCTATCGGGGAGCCGGCCGCGTGA
- a CDS encoding FkbM family methyltransferase produces MLTRLIASLLGQKTAWRLGRGLYMQARGDVANNIRSNGELMVQRSVLGGWRTRAAAAERLVVFDVGANVGDWSACLRDEIRDPRERSLLLLHLFEPVPHTFERLRGRLANSGAGIDLRFNPLALSSAEGAEKMYVRGFDGSNSIHPDTNEGETQSIDISRVTATRFCADHGIGRIHLLKCDTEGHDMEVVAGALPLLRTGAIRVLQFEYNYRWIFSRHYLKDVFDAVEGLPYRIGRIHPDHVDLYSCWHPEMERFFEANYLIVHDSALPWFQTREVVPDRYNTLAQGPE; encoded by the coding sequence ATGCTGACCCGATTGATCGCATCGCTGCTCGGGCAAAAAACGGCCTGGCGGCTGGGTCGAGGACTTTATATGCAAGCCCGGGGCGACGTGGCGAACAACATCCGGAGCAACGGCGAGTTGATGGTGCAGCGGTCCGTCCTGGGCGGTTGGCGCACGCGCGCTGCCGCCGCCGAGCGGCTCGTGGTATTCGACGTCGGCGCGAATGTGGGCGACTGGTCAGCGTGTCTCAGGGACGAAATTCGCGATCCGCGAGAACGGTCGCTGCTCCTGCTTCATCTCTTCGAACCGGTGCCCCACACTTTCGAGAGACTGCGCGGTCGGTTGGCGAATTCGGGCGCCGGGATCGACCTTCGTTTTAACCCACTGGCGCTCTCTTCCGCGGAGGGAGCCGAAAAGATGTACGTCCGAGGGTTCGACGGGTCGAACTCCATCCACCCGGATACGAACGAGGGGGAAACGCAGTCAATCGACATTTCCCGAGTCACGGCCACCCGGTTCTGCGCCGATCACGGGATCGGTCGCATCCACCTGCTAAAGTGCGACACGGAGGGGCACGATATGGAGGTTGTTGCGGGGGCGCTGCCGCTCCTGCGAACGGGAGCAATCCGGGTCCTTCAGTTCGAGTACAACTACCGGTGGATCTTCTCCCGGCACTACCTTAAGGACGTCTTCGACGCGGTCGAGGGGTTGCCGTACCGAATCGGCAGGATACATCCGGATCACGTTGACCTGTACAGCTGCTGGCATCCGGAGATGGAGCGATTTTTCGAGGCGAACTACCTGATCGTCCACGACAGCGCACTGCCCTGGTTCCAAACCCGGGAAGTCGTTCCCGACCGGTACAACACGTTGGCGCAGGGGCCGGAATGA
- a CDS encoding class I SAM-dependent methyltransferase, which translates to MGRLLNATNPNNTLRFLRPLSVTKKSRILDVGCGHGAVLNCLRGVGLRNLLGIDPFNREDLRYANGLEIRKMGLREVVGEWDIVIFLHSFEHVPDPAEALDTVSRLLAPGGPCVIGIPLASSYAWNYYGVNWVQLDAPRHYYLHSVKSMGILAERAGLKIRKVVHDSTAFQFWGSEQYLKGISLRDKRSYAETRDESIFSRKEIAGFANRARELNEQGRGDQALFYLVKSNDHAGREA; encoded by the coding sequence ATGGGACGCTTGTTGAATGCGACCAATCCGAATAACACCCTGCGGTTCCTCCGTCCCCTTTCGGTGACGAAGAAGTCCAGGATCCTCGATGTTGGTTGCGGCCATGGTGCCGTGCTGAACTGCCTCCGCGGGGTTGGACTGCGCAACCTCCTCGGAATCGACCCGTTCAATCGGGAAGACCTGCGATACGCGAACGGCCTGGAAATCCGGAAAATGGGTCTCCGGGAAGTCGTCGGGGAATGGGATATCGTGATCTTCCTTCATTCATTCGAACATGTCCCCGATCCCGCCGAAGCGCTGGATACCGTTTCCCGGCTGCTGGCGCCGGGCGGGCCTTGCGTGATCGGGATCCCGCTGGCGTCTTCCTACGCCTGGAATTATTACGGGGTCAACTGGGTCCAGCTCGACGCCCCGAGGCACTATTACCTTCACTCCGTGAAAAGCATGGGGATTCTTGCCGAGCGCGCCGGCCTGAAGATTCGAAAGGTGGTCCACGATTCCACGGCATTCCAGTTTTGGGGCAGTGAGCAATATCTGAAGGGGATATCCCTCAGGGACAAACGATCGTATGCGGAAACCCGGGACGAATCCATTTTCTCGAGGAAGGAAATCGCCGGATTCGCGAATCGCGCAAGGGAGCTGAACGAACAGGGGCGAGGAGACCAGGCTCTGTTTTACCTCGTGAAATCCAACGACCATGCGGGGCGGGAGGCATAA
- a CDS encoding glycosyltransferase family A protein — protein sequence MASLGRKISVCLVTYNHENLVESTLRTVLEQDIDGYELLVSDDCSTDGTWEKVVEMAETDSRIVPIRTPRNLGMAGNANYVVSQAARPYIALLHHDDLYRHDMLRKWGALMDRHPDAGFVFNSYGVHGSDRIDDEPFSGELIDGATFLERHLFPRWGCPVRGTALIRRDAWAEVGGMREAFGLLADVDLWMRLARRFPVGYVPEPVIVTRQERPDYYPGIYTGRSGFWKRQRFLYEIHGTNREETYRGFRRTFEMTKFRMRVTRETIKWLGYAVLRGNMEMIGQSSDGICRFEMAPARAARVLAAKFFPGAGRPSGSAQ from the coding sequence ATGGCATCTCTCGGGAGGAAGATCTCGGTCTGCCTGGTCACCTACAATCACGAGAACCTGGTCGAGTCGACCCTTCGCACGGTGCTAGAACAGGACATCGACGGCTATGAGCTACTGGTGAGCGACGACTGCTCCACCGATGGGACGTGGGAGAAGGTCGTCGAGATGGCGGAGACCGATTCGCGAATTGTCCCGATCCGGACGCCGCGGAACCTGGGGATGGCGGGCAATGCGAATTATGTCGTCTCGCAGGCCGCCCGTCCGTACATCGCGCTGCTCCATCACGACGATCTGTACCGGCACGACATGCTCAGGAAATGGGGGGCGCTGATGGATCGCCATCCCGATGCCGGGTTCGTCTTCAACTCGTATGGCGTGCATGGCTCGGACAGGATCGACGATGAGCCGTTCAGCGGCGAATTGATCGATGGGGCCACTTTCCTCGAGCGGCACCTTTTCCCTCGATGGGGGTGCCCCGTCCGCGGCACGGCGTTGATCCGCCGCGATGCCTGGGCGGAAGTGGGCGGGATGCGCGAGGCGTTCGGGTTGCTGGCCGACGTGGACCTTTGGATGCGTCTTGCGCGAAGGTTTCCTGTCGGCTATGTTCCCGAACCGGTCATTGTGACCCGGCAGGAGCGCCCCGATTATTATCCCGGCATCTATACTGGAAGATCGGGATTCTGGAAGCGGCAGCGATTCCTATACGAAATCCACGGGACGAACCGGGAGGAGACTTACCGGGGATTCCGGCGGACATTCGAAATGACAAAGTTCCGCATGCGGGTGACCCGCGAGACGATCAAATGGCTCGGCTATGCGGTGCTGCGAGGAAATATGGAGATGATCGGTCAATCATCGGACGGGATCTGCCGTTTCGAGATGGCGCCCGCGCGGGCGGCCAGGGTTCTTGCCGCGAAATTTTTTCCCGGGGCCGGTCGGCCGTCGGGGAGCGCCCAATGA
- a CDS encoding methyltransferase domain-containing protein, whose translation MNCPLCGCPAEVMAKDYPGYRESSRFDLYGCSGCGSAFAWPMTVDDSIYECIYNAIERVPGYNRYYLYCLNIVDEKSPLDFLCGREESYWAVGNALRERRGKGSSVSVLEIGSGLGYFTYALNRDGFDAVGIDLSQDAVDQATRRFGPHYFRSGQDVAAISGRSRFDVLVMNQLIEHVPDIHRLLEETLALLAEGGEILVTTPNRSAFPRSTWDSELPPVHLWWLGETSLRYLAERHRLDVRFVDFTDFYASHYRQRDPEGPPRPGRSVLDANGRIIAPLDPKESRNPISLFLDVTGLLATARAVRDLLTGRKRWRGGRGPILCAVFTRKAEAAT comes from the coding sequence GTGAATTGCCCGCTTTGCGGCTGTCCTGCCGAAGTCATGGCGAAAGATTATCCGGGATATCGGGAATCCAGCCGATTCGACCTGTATGGTTGCAGCGGCTGCGGCAGCGCTTTCGCCTGGCCGATGACGGTGGATGATTCCATATACGAGTGCATCTACAACGCGATCGAACGCGTGCCCGGATACAATCGTTATTACCTTTATTGCTTGAACATCGTCGACGAAAAGTCTCCGCTCGATTTTCTTTGCGGTCGGGAAGAGTCCTATTGGGCCGTTGGTAACGCGCTCAGGGAAAGAAGGGGGAAAGGCAGCAGCGTATCCGTCCTCGAGATCGGGTCCGGCTTGGGATATTTCACCTATGCCCTCAATCGCGACGGATTTGACGCGGTGGGCATCGATCTGTCGCAGGATGCGGTCGACCAGGCGACGCGCAGGTTCGGCCCCCATTATTTCCGGTCCGGCCAGGACGTCGCCGCCATATCCGGGCGAAGCCGGTTCGATGTGCTGGTGATGAATCAGTTGATCGAGCACGTTCCCGACATCCACCGCCTCCTGGAAGAGACATTGGCCCTGCTGGCCGAAGGCGGCGAGATCCTGGTCACGACGCCGAACCGGTCCGCCTTCCCCCGGTCGACCTGGGATTCCGAGCTTCCTCCCGTACACCTCTGGTGGCTTGGGGAAACGTCGCTGAGGTATCTTGCGGAACGGCATCGTCTTGACGTCCGGTTCGTCGATTTCACGGATTTTTACGCGAGCCATTATCGGCAACGGGATCCAGAAGGACCGCCTCGCCCGGGGCGAAGCGTCCTCGACGCAAACGGGCGGATCATCGCTCCCCTCGATCCGAAGGAAAGCCGGAATCCGATCTCCCTGTTCCTCGATGTGACTGGCCTTCTCGCGACGGCAAGGGCGGTGCGAGACCTCTTGACCGGCAGGAAGCGCTGGCGGGGGGGCAGGGGGCCGATCCTTTGCGCCGTATTCACACGGAAGGCGGAAGCGGCGACTTGA
- a CDS encoding glycosyltransferase family 4 protein gives MRILCLLTDAFGGHGGIAKFNRDLLTALCANPAVEEVVAIPRLMPNSGEAQPPKLKYVTAGLGGKARYLQVLAAELRAAGGFDLLVCGHINLLPAAWPSARLTGARLLLVVHGIDAWRPTNNRVCNSLARRVDRFISVSKLTRDRFAAWTGLSPEKGFILPNSVDLARFTPGPRNGALVERYGLRGKKVVMTLGRLVSQERCKGFDAVLDVLPELARAAPDVAYLIAGDGSDRGRLEKKARVLGVSEWVVFAGMIPEDEKVDHYRLADVYAMPSKGEGFGIVFLEAMACGVPVIGSKSDGGREALRDGMLGTLVDPDSREELKAAILVSFSAKTGVVPEGLEYFSFEAFQERVDELLAIRPSLRQREDST, from the coding sequence TTGAGGATTCTCTGCTTGCTGACGGACGCCTTCGGCGGGCACGGCGGGATCGCGAAGTTCAATCGTGATCTGTTGACGGCCCTTTGCGCGAACCCGGCGGTCGAGGAGGTGGTGGCGATTCCACGACTGATGCCGAATTCGGGCGAGGCGCAGCCCCCCAAGCTGAAATACGTGACTGCCGGCCTGGGCGGCAAAGCCCGCTACCTGCAGGTGTTGGCGGCCGAATTGCGGGCGGCCGGCGGCTTTGACCTCCTGGTCTGCGGACACATCAACCTGCTTCCCGCCGCCTGGCCGAGCGCCCGGCTGACGGGCGCCAGGCTTCTGCTGGTCGTCCACGGGATCGATGCCTGGCGACCGACGAACAACCGCGTTTGCAATTCGCTTGCGAGGCGGGTCGACCGGTTCATTTCCGTCAGCAAGTTGACCCGAGACCGCTTCGCCGCATGGACCGGCCTTTCGCCCGAAAAGGGGTTTATCCTGCCGAACTCGGTCGACCTCGCCCGGTTTACGCCAGGTCCCCGGAACGGGGCGTTGGTCGAACGCTACGGGTTGCGCGGAAAGAAGGTCGTGATGACATTGGGGCGGCTGGTGTCGCAGGAGCGATGCAAGGGGTTCGATGCCGTCCTCGATGTGCTCCCCGAATTGGCCCGCGCGGCCCCCGATGTCGCCTATCTGATAGCCGGCGACGGGAGCGACCGGGGTCGTCTTGAAAAAAAAGCGCGTGTGCTTGGCGTGTCGGAGTGGGTCGTCTTCGCCGGAATGATTCCCGAGGACGAGAAGGTCGACCACTACCGGCTTGCCGACGTCTACGCCATGCCGAGCAAGGGGGAAGGATTCGGGATCGTGTTCCTCGAGGCGATGGCGTGCGGCGTGCCGGTCATCGGGAGCAAGAGCGATGGGGGAAGGGAAGCGTTGCGCGACGGAATGCTGGGGACGCTGGTCGACCCCGATTCGAGGGAGGAACTGAAGGCCGCCATCCTGGTGTCGTTCTCCGCGAAAACCGGCGTCGTTCCCGAGGGGCTCGAATACTTCTCGTTCGAGGCGTTCCAGGAAAGGGTGGATGAATTGCTGGCGATCCGGCCTTCGCTTCGCCAGCGTGAGGATTCGACGTGA
- a CDS encoding Wzz/FepE/Etk N-terminal domain-containing protein, translating to MADGEGVTRDEGAEIDLGVYWAVLRRGWWKIGLFSLVVGVASILVVREMPNYYQATAVITPPAEESKINPAAGALASIGLPVGNASKIEDLDALFRSRDVTARVFSKHDVWPIVLGERYDPGTGTLRPGWRERLMARFSDDAQAGRARKPGDWQAIRASNRALKLTPNKKAGTLSISFESLTAEGSARIVGFYLEEAKSRLQEEALERAVRNKRFIEEQIARTFDPLVRDRFYTLYGQEAEREMMARNREQFGFKILDSVRAPDMKSRPARARIVLSTTSAAAVFGYVVLFARRKRECRAG from the coding sequence ATGGCGGACGGCGAAGGCGTGACGCGGGACGAAGGGGCCGAGATCGACCTCGGCGTCTATTGGGCGGTGCTCAGGCGCGGGTGGTGGAAGATCGGCCTGTTCTCCCTGGTGGTCGGGGTCGCTTCCATCCTGGTCGTGCGGGAGATGCCGAACTACTACCAGGCGACCGCGGTCATCACGCCTCCGGCCGAGGAGAGCAAGATCAACCCGGCCGCGGGGGCGCTTGCCTCGATCGGCCTGCCCGTCGGGAACGCCTCGAAGATCGAGGATCTCGACGCCCTGTTCCGGAGCCGGGACGTGACCGCGCGCGTCTTCTCGAAGCATGACGTTTGGCCGATCGTCCTGGGCGAACGATACGACCCCGGAACCGGGACGCTTCGGCCGGGTTGGCGGGAGCGCCTCATGGCTCGATTCTCCGACGACGCGCAGGCGGGCCGCGCCCGGAAGCCGGGCGACTGGCAGGCGATCCGGGCATCGAATCGTGCGCTCAAACTGACACCCAACAAGAAGGCGGGCACCCTGTCCATCTCGTTCGAGTCGCTGACGGCGGAGGGATCCGCCCGGATCGTGGGCTTCTATCTCGAGGAGGCGAAGAGCCGCCTGCAGGAGGAAGCGCTCGAGCGGGCCGTACGGAACAAGCGGTTCATCGAAGAGCAGATCGCCCGGACGTTCGACCCGCTCGTGCGGGACCGTTTCTACACGCTCTACGGGCAGGAAGCCGAGCGGGAGATGATGGCCAGGAACCGGGAGCAGTTCGGGTTCAAGATCCTCGATTCCGTCCGGGCGCCCGACATGAAGTCCCGCCCCGCACGGGCCAGGATCGTCCTGTCCACAACCTCCGCCGCGGCCGTCTTCGGCTATGTCGTCCTGTTCGCCAGGCGCAAACGGGAATGCCGGGCCGGCTGA
- a CDS encoding SLBB domain-containing protein, protein MLLFGPAMPLRAEDNPDAGVTPEMIDEARQVIQSGAEIPPDAKQFLEAHPELKEQLIQGAKKKADEDNKGKDKTSSKTGAVPPNANAVSVNPPPLPSYDWRNSVYLAGLFGKRLGDNEAKSVVHFGHDLFAPKPGGAAVLEDMPVSPSFVVGPGDEIVVRTWGRLEGTSRLTVDRDGKIFYPKLGSMHVAGKTFGELKSYLRAKIGTMAQVSADVSLGDMKASRVSVVGEVRSPGWYNVSSFHTALQALYLAGGLKDIGSFRRVELRRGGRLLTTIDLYDFLLHGENSGDIRLRQGDTIFVPVVGRLVAVAGDVRRPAIYELAPEKSLAEVVAMAGGFAPSAFTQRVQVERLEGNTARTVLDTDASTIAKGGSAFDLADGDVVRVLPILDAEKNVVRLEGNVARPGKYEAKKGMTVGGLLPDEKTFLPETDFDYALLTRLVPPDQHKEMIPVNLRAIVLERKKEADIALQGGDTLKVYPRGAFRDGRKASISGEVRMARDLVPAPVTDNQATLGKVAGEARPEDNVLSFDVPEGARVSDLVKLAGGLSRTALLTRAELIRVDAGRNFTTVYVDLGKALSGDPQADLLLQDEDHLRVHSVYEARYKKSVTASGELNGPGEYLMTDGMRLSDLLFKAGGFKESAYGKEAELVRREISPDGTLVATQTIVVSPSKAIAGDPASDVTLKENDLLVVRAMPDWSTRQQVTLAGEVRFPGIYTVRKGERLSSVVARAGGFTGDAYFRAGQFSRESTRASQQAAIDKLIEELELEIAQKAQESGAAIDKEDLDSNRALLAARRSLIAQLKKAKATGRVIIGLPDDGRIAGSTADILLEDGDRLEVPRKMNVVNVVGRVYNPTGVVFDPGTPTVGHYLRLVGGPTETADRDHIFLLRADGTVATGETSRSGGFFVFGDRGVQSAKVAPGDSIVVPEKLVQTRLMKDIKDITQIMMQIAVTAGVLLRL, encoded by the coding sequence ATGCTGCTGTTCGGGCCGGCGATGCCCCTTCGCGCCGAAGACAATCCGGACGCCGGGGTGACGCCCGAGATGATCGATGAGGCGCGGCAAGTGATCCAATCGGGGGCCGAGATTCCGCCCGATGCAAAGCAGTTCCTCGAAGCGCATCCGGAGTTGAAGGAACAGCTGATCCAGGGCGCCAAGAAAAAGGCCGACGAGGACAATAAAGGCAAGGACAAGACATCGTCGAAAACGGGCGCGGTGCCTCCAAACGCGAATGCGGTCTCCGTCAACCCCCCGCCGCTGCCGTCCTACGACTGGCGCAACTCGGTCTACCTCGCCGGGTTGTTCGGAAAGCGGTTGGGCGACAACGAAGCGAAATCCGTCGTCCACTTCGGGCACGACCTGTTCGCCCCGAAGCCCGGCGGCGCCGCGGTCCTCGAGGACATGCCCGTGTCGCCCTCCTTCGTCGTCGGTCCCGGCGACGAGATCGTCGTCCGGACGTGGGGGCGCCTGGAGGGAACGAGCCGGCTGACCGTCGACCGGGACGGGAAGATCTTCTACCCCAAGCTGGGGTCGATGCACGTGGCCGGCAAGACGTTCGGCGAGCTCAAGTCGTACCTGCGGGCGAAGATCGGCACGATGGCCCAGGTGTCGGCCGACGTATCGCTGGGCGATATGAAGGCAAGCCGCGTTTCCGTCGTCGGCGAGGTCCGGTCCCCCGGCTGGTACAACGTCAGCTCCTTCCACACCGCGCTCCAGGCGCTCTACCTGGCCGGGGGGCTCAAGGACATCGGCTCGTTCCGGCGGGTCGAGCTGCGGCGCGGCGGCCGGCTGCTCACGACGATCGACCTCTACGACTTCCTCTTGCATGGCGAAAACTCCGGAGACATCCGGCTTCGGCAGGGCGACACGATCTTCGTGCCGGTGGTCGGTCGGCTGGTCGCGGTCGCAGGAGACGTCCGCCGGCCCGCGATCTACGAGCTGGCCCCCGAGAAGTCGCTGGCCGAAGTCGTGGCGATGGCGGGCGGATTCGCCCCCTCGGCCTTCACGCAGCGGGTGCAGGTCGAGCGGCTCGAGGGCAACACGGCCCGCACCGTCCTCGACACCGACGCCTCGACGATCGCAAAGGGGGGGAGCGCGTTCGACCTGGCTGATGGCGACGTCGTACGCGTGCTGCCCATCCTCGACGCCGAAAAGAATGTCGTCCGGCTCGAGGGCAATGTTGCGCGCCCCGGCAAGTACGAGGCGAAGAAGGGAATGACCGTCGGCGGGCTCCTGCCCGACGAAAAAACGTTCCTGCCCGAGACGGACTTCGACTATGCGCTGCTGACGCGGCTTGTCCCGCCCGACCAGCACAAGGAGATGATCCCGGTCAACCTCCGGGCGATCGTGCTCGAGCGAAAGAAAGAGGCGGACATCGCGCTGCAGGGGGGCGACACGCTCAAGGTGTATCCCCGGGGTGCGTTCCGCGACGGGCGCAAGGCGTCGATCTCGGGCGAGGTGCGGATGGCGCGCGACCTCGTTCCGGCGCCCGTGACCGACAACCAGGCCACGCTCGGCAAGGTGGCCGGCGAGGCCCGTCCCGAAGACAACGTCCTGTCGTTCGACGTGCCGGAAGGCGCGCGCGTCTCCGACCTCGTAAAGCTGGCCGGGGGGCTGTCGCGCACGGCGCTGCTCACCCGTGCCGAGCTGATCCGGGTCGACGCGGGGCGCAACTTCACGACGGTCTACGTCGACCTGGGCAAGGCGCTGTCGGGCGACCCGCAGGCCGATCTCCTGTTGCAGGACGAGGACCACCTTCGCGTCCATTCCGTCTATGAGGCCCGCTACAAGAAAAGCGTGACCGCTTCGGGCGAGCTCAACGGTCCCGGCGAGTACCTGATGACCGACGGGATGCGGTTGTCCGACCTCCTGTTCAAGGCGGGCGGATTCAAGGAGAGCGCCTACGGGAAGGAGGCCGAGCTGGTCCGGCGCGAGATCTCCCCCGACGGCACGCTGGTCGCCACGCAGACGATCGTCGTTTCCCCGTCGAAGGCGATCGCTGGCGACCCGGCATCCGACGTGACGCTCAAGGAAAACGACCTGCTCGTCGTCCGGGCGATGCCCGACTGGTCGACCAGGCAGCAGGTGACGCTGGCCGGCGAAGTGCGTTTCCCCGGCATTTACACGGTCCGGAAGGGCGAGCGGCTCAGCTCGGTGGTGGCCCGCGCGGGCGGATTCACCGGCGATGCCTACTTCCGGGCGGGGCAATTCTCGCGCGAATCCACCCGCGCCTCGCAGCAGGCGGCCATCGACAAGCTGATCGAGGAGCTCGAGCTCGAAATCGCCCAGAAGGCGCAGGAGAGCGGCGCGGCGATCGACAAGGAAGACCTCGATTCCAACCGGGCGCTGCTGGCGGCCCGCCGTTCGCTCATCGCGCAACTCAAGAAGGCCAAGGCGACGGGGCGCGTCATCATCGGCTTGCCCGACGACGGCCGGATCGCGGGCTCCACCGCCGACATCCTGCTCGAAGACGGCGACCGGCTCGAGGTCCCCCGGAAGATGAACGTCGTCAACGTGGTCGGGCGCGTCTACAACCCGACCGGCGTGGTCTTCGATCCGGGGACGCCGACGGTGGGGCACTACCTGCGGCTGGTCGGCGGCCCGACTGAGACGGCCGACCGCGACCACATCTTCCTGCTCCGGGCCGACGGGACGGTCGCCACGGGCGAGACGAGCCGGTCGGGCGGATTCTTCGTCTTCGGCGACCGGGGCGTCCAGTCGGCGAAGGTCGCACCGGGCGATTCGATCGTCGTCCCCGAGAAGCTGGTCCAGACGCGCCTGATGAAGGACATCAAGGACATCACCCAGATCATGATGCAGATCGCCGTGACGGCCGGCGTGCTGCTGAGACTGTAG